The following coding sequences are from one Streptomyces sp. NBC_01294 window:
- the nuoH gene encoding NADH-quinone oxidoreductase subunit NuoH encodes MNAVHGDFVQLAAEDLSLFGRDVWWLVVIKAVFCFAFLMVTVLFSIVWERKVVAWMQLRIGPNRHGPWGMLQSLADGVKLMLKEDLIVKRADKVVYVLAPIIAAIPAFMAIAVIPFGPAGNEVSIFGQRTTMQLTDLPIAMLYILAVASVGIYGIVLAGWSSGSTYPLLGGLRSCAQMISYEIAMGAAFASVFLYSGSMSTSAIVEAQADRWYIILLPVSFIIYVITMVGETNRAPFDMPESEGDLVGGFNTEYSSIKFALFMLAEYVNMVTVSAVSVTLFLGGWRAPAPISTYWEGANHGWWPMLWFVLKVQLLLFFFIWLRGTLPRVRYDQLMKLGWKVLIPVSVVWLMLVATVRALRNEAYDFSEIVLYVGGAVVAILLLSFVADLFRDKREKAAAAEAVKDAEAFDPLAGGFPVPPKPGQHLAPVPRRRPRGERELIVSGGSNTDSDREEGAENV; translated from the coding sequence GTGAACGCGGTACACGGTGACTTCGTCCAACTGGCCGCCGAGGACCTCTCCCTGTTCGGCCGGGACGTCTGGTGGCTCGTCGTCATCAAGGCGGTGTTCTGCTTCGCCTTCCTGATGGTGACCGTGCTGTTCTCCATCGTGTGGGAGCGCAAGGTCGTCGCCTGGATGCAGCTGCGCATCGGCCCGAACCGGCACGGCCCCTGGGGCATGCTCCAGTCGCTCGCCGACGGCGTGAAGCTGATGCTCAAGGAAGACCTGATCGTCAAGCGGGCCGACAAGGTGGTCTACGTCCTGGCCCCGATCATCGCGGCGATCCCGGCCTTCATGGCCATCGCGGTGATCCCCTTCGGGCCCGCGGGCAACGAGGTCTCCATCTTCGGCCAGCGCACCACGATGCAGCTGACCGACCTGCCCATCGCGATGCTCTACATCCTCGCGGTGGCCTCGGTCGGCATCTACGGCATCGTGCTGGCGGGCTGGTCCTCCGGCTCCACCTACCCGCTCCTCGGCGGCCTGCGCTCCTGCGCGCAGATGATCTCCTACGAGATCGCGATGGGCGCGGCCTTCGCCTCGGTCTTCCTCTACTCCGGGTCGATGTCGACCTCGGCGATCGTGGAGGCGCAGGCGGACCGCTGGTACATCATCCTGCTGCCGGTCTCCTTCATCATCTACGTCATCACGATGGTCGGCGAGACGAACCGCGCCCCCTTCGACATGCCGGAGTCCGAGGGCGACCTGGTCGGCGGCTTCAACACCGAGTACTCGTCCATCAAGTTCGCGCTGTTCATGCTCGCCGAGTACGTCAACATGGTCACCGTCTCGGCGGTCTCCGTCACCCTCTTCCTGGGCGGCTGGCGGGCCCCGGCGCCGATCTCGACGTACTGGGAGGGCGCGAACCACGGCTGGTGGCCGATGCTCTGGTTCGTCCTCAAGGTGCAGTTGCTGCTGTTCTTCTTCATCTGGCTGCGCGGCACGCTGCCACGCGTGCGCTACGACCAGCTGATGAAGCTCGGCTGGAAGGTCCTGATCCCGGTCTCCGTGGTCTGGCTGATGCTGGTCGCCACCGTCCGGGCGCTGCGCAACGAGGCGTACGACTTCAGCGAGATCGTCCTCTACGTCGGCGGCGCCGTCGTGGCGATCCTGCTGCTCTCCTTCGTCGCGGACCTCTTCCGCGACAAACGCGAGAAGGCGGCCGCCGCGGAGGCGGTGAAGGACGCCGAGGCCTTCGACCCGCTGGCGGGCGGGTTCCCCGTACCGCCCAAGCCCGGCCAGCACCTGGCACCCGTACCGCGCAGGCGGCCTCGCGGCGAGCGGGAGCTGATTGTCAGTGGCGGGTCGAATACTGACAGTGACCGAGAGGAGGGTGCTGAGAATGTCTGA